In the Syntrophorhabdaceae bacterium genome, one interval contains:
- the recN gene encoding DNA repair protein RecN produces MLTYLRVKDFAIIDELGIEFGEGLNVITGETGAGKSIIINALSTLTNPKNPSDMVRSNTAQAEVSAHFFAGREEYIVKRIISRAGRSRGFLNDEPVTLGRLEEMAGRLVNIYGQNEFQHLLDKESYIAIIDTMLGLTSERERLSEKVTLLKRLKAELEVKKGERSGREKEIYLLEFQIDEIEKAGIREGEEEEIRERLKLLKDGEKITSALETISDNFYESDQSIQVTLKTLMGLLKPFSAIEDVNKLKDRMESLSFEVEDIMSDVKRLEKTAAFDPRELETLEARISQIFQLKNKYGKTYDEIMSFEDSARRRLAYLSTLSENIADLSKEKERLEKEVTDLARTISDRRARGVPPIEEAIVRELGLLSIKDALFRIALSDKGNIDEEGSDEIELLISTNPGEPLKPLRRVASGGELSRIMLAMKRVIGGEKEKVLIFDEVDAGIGGRVADMVGKRLRSLAKEHQVICITHLPQIAAYGEHHYLVEKSHQGNGTKTGIRRLSKEERVPEIARMMGGASVTEKALQRAEEMLCNAEKGVA; encoded by the coding sequence ATGCTCACTTACCTCCGGGTAAAGGACTTTGCGATCATCGATGAGCTGGGCATAGAATTCGGAGAAGGGCTTAATGTAATCACCGGCGAGACCGGGGCGGGAAAATCGATCATCATAAACGCCCTCTCTACCCTCACCAATCCCAAAAACCCCTCCGATATGGTAAGGAGCAACACCGCCCAGGCCGAAGTCTCGGCCCATTTTTTCGCAGGCAGGGAAGAATATATCGTCAAGAGGATCATCAGCCGGGCCGGCAGGTCCAGGGGTTTTCTCAACGACGAGCCCGTCACCCTGGGCAGGCTCGAGGAGATGGCCGGACGGCTCGTCAATATCTACGGCCAGAATGAATTTCAGCACCTCCTCGATAAGGAGAGCTATATCGCCATTATCGACACCATGCTCGGCCTCACGTCCGAGCGGGAAAGGCTTTCGGAAAAAGTGACTCTCCTGAAGCGCCTCAAGGCCGAGCTCGAGGTGAAGAAAGGAGAAAGGTCGGGGCGGGAGAAGGAGATATACCTTCTTGAATTCCAGATCGATGAGATTGAAAAAGCGGGGATACGAGAAGGCGAGGAGGAGGAGATCCGGGAGCGCCTCAAACTCCTCAAGGATGGGGAAAAAATAACGAGCGCCCTCGAAACGATTTCCGATAATTTTTACGAAAGCGACCAATCGATACAGGTGACATTGAAGACTCTTATGGGGCTTCTCAAGCCTTTTTCCGCGATTGAGGACGTGAATAAGCTGAAGGACCGCATGGAGTCCCTCTCCTTCGAGGTGGAGGACATCATGTCTGACGTGAAGAGACTGGAGAAAACCGCGGCCTTCGACCCCAGGGAGCTCGAAACCCTGGAAGCACGGATTTCCCAGATATTCCAGTTAAAAAACAAATACGGAAAGACTTATGACGAGATAATGAGTTTCGAGGATTCGGCGCGTCGAAGGCTCGCCTACCTCTCCACCTTGTCGGAAAATATCGCCGACCTTAGCAAGGAGAAGGAACGGCTGGAAAAGGAAGTGACGGACCTTGCCCGTACCATCTCGGACAGGCGGGCCAGGGGAGTGCCGCCCATCGAGGAGGCGATTGTCCGCGAGCTGGGCCTCCTTTCCATTAAAGATGCCCTTTTCCGCATCGCCCTATCCGATAAAGGCAATATTGACGAGGAAGGTTCGGATGAGATAGAACTACTGATCAGCACCAACCCCGGCGAACCCTTGAAACCCTTACGAAGAGTCGCTTCAGGGGGAGAGCTTTCGCGGATCATGCTCGCCATGAAGAGGGTGATCGGCGGGGAAAAGGAGAAGGTGCTGATTTTCGATGAGGTGGATGCGGGAATCGGAGGCCGGGTGGCCGATATGGTCGGGAAACGGCTCCGGAGCCTCGCGAAAGAGCATCAGGTCATATGCATCACCCACCTTCCCCAGATCGCCGCCTATGGCGAGCACCATTACCTGGTGGAGAAAAGCCATCAGGGGAACGGCACCAAAACGGGTATCCGAAGGCTCTCGAAGGAAGAGAGGGTCCCGGAGATTGCACGCATGATGGGCGGGGCCAGCGTGACGGAGAAAGCCCTTCAAAGGGCGGAGGAGATGTTGTGCAATGCTGAGAAAGGCGTCGCTTAA
- a CDS encoding redoxin domain-containing protein yields the protein MRETRFIAFFLGVAFLVLPLVATAGSQCMDLNDYVYDLGTQKPKESTPVLKVGQEAPEFILPAVGGGTISLLQYKGKKNVVISFVPAAWTPVCSAQWPGYNLMEDVFDKNEATLIGITVDNIPTLYAWTKLMSKEGRLWFPVLSDFYPHGQVALKYGVLRDNGTSERAIFIIDKKGIIRYIDIHNINKRPPLEDLIEALEKVHKGAR from the coding sequence ATGAGAGAGACCCGATTCATCGCCTTCTTCCTGGGCGTGGCTTTTCTCGTATTGCCCCTGGTCGCCACGGCGGGCAGCCAGTGCATGGACCTCAATGATTACGTCTATGATCTGGGTACGCAAAAACCAAAAGAGAGCACCCCTGTCCTGAAGGTGGGCCAGGAGGCCCCTGAATTCATCCTCCCCGCCGTGGGCGGAGGCACTATCTCTCTGCTCCAGTACAAGGGAAAGAAAAACGTGGTCATCTCCTTCGTCCCGGCGGCCTGGACCCCCGTCTGCTCCGCCCAGTGGCCCGGATACAACCTCATGGAGGATGTGTTCGATAAGAACGAGGCCACTTTAATCGGCATTACGGTAGATAACATCCCCACCCTCTATGCCTGGACAAAACTGATGTCCAAAGAGGGGAGACTATGGTTCCCGGTACTCTCCGACTTCTACCCTCATGGTCAGGTGGCGCTGAAATACGGCGTCCTCCGGGACAACGGCACCAGCGAGCGTGCCATATTCATAATAGACAAGAAAGGCATCATCCGCTATATCGATATCCACAACATAAACAAGAGACCACCCTTGGAAGACCTGATCGAGGCGCTGGAAAAGGTGCACAAGGGCGCTCGCTAA
- a CDS encoding N-acetyltransferase yields MLRKASLKDIKKIHALINRSATTGEMLPRSLGELYDNMRDYIVYIEDGTLLGTSALHICWEDLAEIRSLCVVEGARMKGIGRKLVEACIEEAKSFSIKRIFLLTYQEEFFKRCGFHSADKKELPQKIWSDCIRCPKFPECDELAMIMTIKERLP; encoded by the coding sequence ATGCTGAGAAAGGCGTCGCTTAAAGATATAAAAAAGATCCATGCCCTTATAAACCGGTCCGCAACGACCGGAGAGATGCTGCCCAGGTCGCTCGGTGAGCTCTACGACAACATGAGGGATTATATTGTATATATTGAGGACGGGACCCTCCTCGGGACCTCCGCCCTCCATATCTGCTGGGAGGACCTGGCGGAGATCAGGTCGCTGTGCGTGGTCGAAGGCGCACGAATGAAAGGCATCGGGAGGAAGCTCGTGGAAGCCTGCATCGAAGAGGCAAAATCATTCTCTATAAAGAGGATCTTCCTTCTCACCTATCAGGAAGAATTCTTTAAGAGGTGCGGCTTTCATAGCGCCGATAAGAAAGAGCTCCCCCAGAAGATCTGGTCCGATTGCATCAGGTGTCCCAAATTTCCCGAGTGCGATGAGCTCGCCATGATCATGACTATCAAGGAAAGGTTGCCGTGA
- a CDS encoding NAD(+)/NADH kinase: MEKKTTIHIVCKRRNEDAIKMASEIIGTFGTENDIVLDEESARAIGYDKQIEREHVGEGASYIMVLGGDGTLLSVSRSLKGKNVPILGVNLGSLGYLTEIRSDELPFMIARVAKGEYKMSRRIMLDVSVRRGGNEVFELSVLNDAVITKDAIARIIDIETYVDGEYLTTYKADGLILSTATGSTGYSLAAGGPILYPSLENIIITPISPHMLTNRPIILPKDVVIKAALKSKDERVVLTLDGQIGFPLEYGDDVIIKESRHSVKLIKSSSKGYFEILRTKLKWGER, encoded by the coding sequence ATGGAAAAGAAGACCACGATCCATATCGTCTGCAAGCGGCGTAACGAAGATGCGATAAAAATGGCCTCCGAGATTATCGGGACCTTTGGCACGGAGAACGACATCGTCCTTGACGAAGAATCCGCCCGGGCCATCGGTTATGACAAACAGATCGAGCGGGAGCATGTCGGCGAAGGGGCATCCTATATAATGGTCCTGGGGGGAGACGGCACCCTCCTCTCCGTGTCGCGCAGCCTCAAGGGAAAGAACGTCCCCATCCTCGGCGTGAATCTCGGAAGCCTCGGGTATCTCACGGAGATACGCTCCGACGAGCTGCCCTTCATGATCGCGCGTGTCGCGAAAGGCGAATATAAAATGTCGAGAAGGATCATGCTCGACGTGAGCGTCAGGCGGGGGGGCAACGAGGTTTTCGAGCTGTCCGTGCTCAATGACGCGGTCATCACCAAGGATGCCATTGCCCGAATTATCGATATAGAGACCTATGTGGACGGCGAGTACCTCACCACCTATAAGGCGGACGGCCTCATCCTCTCCACGGCCACCGGCTCGACGGGTTATTCCCTGGCAGCGGGAGGACCCATACTCTACCCGTCTCTGGAGAATATCATTATCACCCCCATATCGCCCCATATGCTCACGAACCGGCCCATTATTTTGCCTAAGGATGTGGTGATCAAGGCCGCGCTGAAATCGAAGGACGAGCGGGTAGTGCTCACTCTCGACGGCCAGATCGGATTCCCCCTCGAATATGGGGATGATGTGATCATCAAGGAATCGCGCCATTCGGTAAAGCTCATAAAATCCTCTTCAAAGGGTTATTTCGAGATCCTGAGAACGAAGCTCAAGTGGGGGGAAAGGTAG